In Phacochoerus africanus isolate WHEZ1 chromosome 1, ROS_Pafr_v1, whole genome shotgun sequence, the following are encoded in one genomic region:
- the GDNF gene encoding glial cell line-derived neurotrophic factor isoform X2, protein MVEGKEGRKRWGMRGEPLGCGGPGGRCPGTRGDEPWASRPNVRRPVSLPHPLARAGAAAGRDSKMKLWDVVAVCLVLLHTASAFPLPAATVPEEYPDQFDDVMDFIQATIRRLKRSPDKQMALLPRRERHRQAAAASLESSRGKARRGQRGRNRGCVLTAIHLNVTDLGLGYETKEELIFRYCSGSCDAAETMYDKILKNLSKNRRLVSDKVGQACCRPIAFDDDLSFLDDNLVYHILRKHSAKRCGCI, encoded by the exons ATggtggaagggaaggaaggaaggaaacggTGGGGGATGCGGGGGGAACCGCTGGGCTGCGGCGGTCCGGGTGGAAGATGCCCCGGGACCCGCGGGGATGAGCCCTGGGCGTCCAGGCCTAACGTGCGCCGGCCGGTTTCTCTCCCCCACCCGCTCGCCCGCGCAGGTGCCGCCGCTGGACGGGACTCTAAGATGAAGTTATGGGATGTCGTGGCTGTCTGCCTGGTGCTGCTCCACACCGCGTCCGCCTTCCCGCTGCCCGCCG CAACTGTGCCCGAGGAGTATCCTGATCAGTTCGACGACGTCATGGATTTTATTCAAGCCACCATCAGAAGACTGAAGAGGTCCCCCGATAAACAGATGGCCCTGCTCCCTCGCAGAGAGCGGCATCGGCaggctgcggctgccagcctggaGAGTTCCAGAGGGAAAGCTCGGCGGGGCCAGAGGGGCCGAAATCGGGGGTGTGTCTTAACGGCCATACACCTCAATGTCACTGACTTGGGTTTGGGCTACGAAACCAAGGAGGAACTCATTTTCCGGTACTGCAGCGGCTCATGCGATGCCGCCGAGACCATGtatgacaaaatattaaaaaacctgTCCAAAAACAGACGGCTGGTGAGCGACAAAGTTGGGCAGGCGTGTTGCAGACCCATCGCCTTTGACGACGACCTGTCCTTTTTAGATGATAACCTGGTTTACCATATTCTAAGAAAGCATTCCGCTAAAAGGTGTGGATGTATCTGA
- the GDNF gene encoding glial cell line-derived neurotrophic factor isoform X3 encodes MTTAAGPHLERLGSNWCGLGVWMFRCSPATVPEEYPDQFDDVMDFIQATIRRLKRSPDKQMALLPRRERHRQAAAASLESSRGKARRGQRGRNRGCVLTAIHLNVTDLGLGYETKEELIFRYCSGSCDAAETMYDKILKNLSKNRRLVSDKVGQACCRPIAFDDDLSFLDDNLVYHILRKHSAKRCGCI; translated from the exons ATGACTACTGCTGCTGGACCTCACCTGGAGAGACTCGGATCTAATTGGTGTGGCCTGGGCGTGTGGATGTTTAGATGTTCCCCAG CAACTGTGCCCGAGGAGTATCCTGATCAGTTCGACGACGTCATGGATTTTATTCAAGCCACCATCAGAAGACTGAAGAGGTCCCCCGATAAACAGATGGCCCTGCTCCCTCGCAGAGAGCGGCATCGGCaggctgcggctgccagcctggaGAGTTCCAGAGGGAAAGCTCGGCGGGGCCAGAGGGGCCGAAATCGGGGGTGTGTCTTAACGGCCATACACCTCAATGTCACTGACTTGGGTTTGGGCTACGAAACCAAGGAGGAACTCATTTTCCGGTACTGCAGCGGCTCATGCGATGCCGCCGAGACCATGtatgacaaaatattaaaaaacctgTCCAAAAACAGACGGCTGGTGAGCGACAAAGTTGGGCAGGCGTGTTGCAGACCCATCGCCTTTGACGACGACCTGTCCTTTTTAGATGATAACCTGGTTTACCATATTCTAAGAAAGCATTCCGCTAAAAGGTGTGGATGTATCTGA
- the GDNF gene encoding glial cell line-derived neurotrophic factor isoform X1 — protein sequence MVEGKEGRKRWGMRGEPLGCGGPGGRCPGTRGDEPWASRPNVRRPVSLPHPLARAGAAAGRDSKMKLWDVVAVCLVLLHTASAFPLPAGKRPPEAPAEDHSLGRRRAPFALSSDSTVPEEYPDQFDDVMDFIQATIRRLKRSPDKQMALLPRRERHRQAAAASLESSRGKARRGQRGRNRGCVLTAIHLNVTDLGLGYETKEELIFRYCSGSCDAAETMYDKILKNLSKNRRLVSDKVGQACCRPIAFDDDLSFLDDNLVYHILRKHSAKRCGCI from the exons ATggtggaagggaaggaaggaaggaaacggTGGGGGATGCGGGGGGAACCGCTGGGCTGCGGCGGTCCGGGTGGAAGATGCCCCGGGACCCGCGGGGATGAGCCCTGGGCGTCCAGGCCTAACGTGCGCCGGCCGGTTTCTCTCCCCCACCCGCTCGCCCGCGCAGGTGCCGCCGCTGGACGGGACTCTAAGATGAAGTTATGGGATGTCGTGGCTGTCTGCCTGGTGCTGCTCCACACCGCGTCCGCCTTCCCGCTGCCCGCCGGTAAGAGGCCTCCCGAGGCGCCCGCCGAAGACCACTCCCTCGGCCGCCGCCGTGCGCCCTTCGCGCTGAGCAGTGACT CAACTGTGCCCGAGGAGTATCCTGATCAGTTCGACGACGTCATGGATTTTATTCAAGCCACCATCAGAAGACTGAAGAGGTCCCCCGATAAACAGATGGCCCTGCTCCCTCGCAGAGAGCGGCATCGGCaggctgcggctgccagcctggaGAGTTCCAGAGGGAAAGCTCGGCGGGGCCAGAGGGGCCGAAATCGGGGGTGTGTCTTAACGGCCATACACCTCAATGTCACTGACTTGGGTTTGGGCTACGAAACCAAGGAGGAACTCATTTTCCGGTACTGCAGCGGCTCATGCGATGCCGCCGAGACCATGtatgacaaaatattaaaaaacctgTCCAAAAACAGACGGCTGGTGAGCGACAAAGTTGGGCAGGCGTGTTGCAGACCCATCGCCTTTGACGACGACCTGTCCTTTTTAGATGATAACCTGGTTTACCATATTCTAAGAAAGCATTCCGCTAAAAGGTGTGGATGTATCTGA
- the GDNF gene encoding glial cell line-derived neurotrophic factor isoform X5, with protein MKLWDVVAVCLVLLHTASAFPLPAATVPEEYPDQFDDVMDFIQATIRRLKRSPDKQMALLPRRERHRQAAAASLESSRGKARRGQRGRNRGCVLTAIHLNVTDLGLGYETKEELIFRYCSGSCDAAETMYDKILKNLSKNRRLVSDKVGQACCRPIAFDDDLSFLDDNLVYHILRKHSAKRCGCI; from the exons ATGAAGTTATGGGATGTCGTGGCTGTCTGCCTGGTGCTGCTCCACACCGCGTCCGCCTTCCCGCTGCCCGCCG CAACTGTGCCCGAGGAGTATCCTGATCAGTTCGACGACGTCATGGATTTTATTCAAGCCACCATCAGAAGACTGAAGAGGTCCCCCGATAAACAGATGGCCCTGCTCCCTCGCAGAGAGCGGCATCGGCaggctgcggctgccagcctggaGAGTTCCAGAGGGAAAGCTCGGCGGGGCCAGAGGGGCCGAAATCGGGGGTGTGTCTTAACGGCCATACACCTCAATGTCACTGACTTGGGTTTGGGCTACGAAACCAAGGAGGAACTCATTTTCCGGTACTGCAGCGGCTCATGCGATGCCGCCGAGACCATGtatgacaaaatattaaaaaacctgTCCAAAAACAGACGGCTGGTGAGCGACAAAGTTGGGCAGGCGTGTTGCAGACCCATCGCCTTTGACGACGACCTGTCCTTTTTAGATGATAACCTGGTTTACCATATTCTAAGAAAGCATTCCGCTAAAAGGTGTGGATGTATCTGA
- the GDNF gene encoding glial cell line-derived neurotrophic factor isoform X4, whose translation MKLWDVVAVCLVLLHTASAFPLPAGKRPPEAPAEDHSLGRRRAPFALSSDSTVPEEYPDQFDDVMDFIQATIRRLKRSPDKQMALLPRRERHRQAAAASLESSRGKARRGQRGRNRGCVLTAIHLNVTDLGLGYETKEELIFRYCSGSCDAAETMYDKILKNLSKNRRLVSDKVGQACCRPIAFDDDLSFLDDNLVYHILRKHSAKRCGCI comes from the exons ATGAAGTTATGGGATGTCGTGGCTGTCTGCCTGGTGCTGCTCCACACCGCGTCCGCCTTCCCGCTGCCCGCCGGTAAGAGGCCTCCCGAGGCGCCCGCCGAAGACCACTCCCTCGGCCGCCGCCGTGCGCCCTTCGCGCTGAGCAGTGACT CAACTGTGCCCGAGGAGTATCCTGATCAGTTCGACGACGTCATGGATTTTATTCAAGCCACCATCAGAAGACTGAAGAGGTCCCCCGATAAACAGATGGCCCTGCTCCCTCGCAGAGAGCGGCATCGGCaggctgcggctgccagcctggaGAGTTCCAGAGGGAAAGCTCGGCGGGGCCAGAGGGGCCGAAATCGGGGGTGTGTCTTAACGGCCATACACCTCAATGTCACTGACTTGGGTTTGGGCTACGAAACCAAGGAGGAACTCATTTTCCGGTACTGCAGCGGCTCATGCGATGCCGCCGAGACCATGtatgacaaaatattaaaaaacctgTCCAAAAACAGACGGCTGGTGAGCGACAAAGTTGGGCAGGCGTGTTGCAGACCCATCGCCTTTGACGACGACCTGTCCTTTTTAGATGATAACCTGGTTTACCATATTCTAAGAAAGCATTCCGCTAAAAGGTGTGGATGTATCTGA